From a single Diceros bicornis minor isolate mBicDic1 chromosome 6, mDicBic1.mat.cur, whole genome shotgun sequence genomic region:
- the LOC131407512 gene encoding ATPase PAAT-like: MESGPEDGELSRRPTLASSWDAACGALAQSLRLARAGVGVGDFDWEELLAPPAPGRGLVILRSSLNGRDEKPCFLYLRCDPGGGEEIVSVGVLSSARNMEVYSGDEYWGTGRGEHVCSVRDDSEHEIILYKKYLKLESSTHACKIKLLSFGEKQCVFISKVVVHLKLVSVNSSTNSSALGSKIDLERVQTIMESMGSKLSPGAQQLMNMVRFQQQNCIPIGDQLQLVLGNTGYKRIIDLQSSSTSGACGKSSSTPFPFRTGSTSGNMTKNLKAYITKSTQPPGGGNITNLKECKIVPQNHSLLENDFKDAVSSFLSKKASDSSSIPNSELLPFLQNLCSKVNHLRVGPNTKCPENITKPSEGIVGVAMEEQPVCSYLEKVLSKNMELMEKKLMDYIDQQMYKLQEHIDNKIALLMDLLQNPNSPPTGMPLRHYDSGERLSNGER, encoded by the exons ATGGAGAGCGGGCCCGAGGACGGGGAACTGAGCCGCCGCCCGACGCTGGCCTCCTCCTGGGATGCCGCCTGCGGAGCCCTGGCCCAGAGCCTCCGTCTCGCCCGGGCTGGTGTCGGCGTCGGGGACTTCGACTGGGAGGAGCTGCTGGCGCCGCCTGCCCCGGG CCGGGGTCTGGTGATCTTGAGGAGCAGCCTGAACGGCCGAGATGAAAAGCCCTGCTTCCTTTACCTGAGATGCGACCCCGGCGGAGGGGAAGAAATCGTTTCTGTGGGCGTGTTGAGTTCGGCGAGAAACATGGAAGTGTACTCAGGAGACGAGTACTGGGGAACCGGTCGGGGCGAGCATGTTTGCAGTGTTCGGGATGACAG tgaacaTGAAATTATTctctacaaaaaatatttaaaattggagTCCTCCACTCATGCTTGTAAAATAAAG tTGCTCTCCTTTGGTGAAAAGCAGTGTGTATTCATCAGTAAAGTCGTGGTACACCTGAAGCTGGTTTCAGTAAATTCTTCAACAAACTCTTCTGCTCTGGGATCAAAGATAGACCTTGAGAGGGTCCAAACCATCATGGAGTCCATGGGGTCTAAGTTATCACCTGGAGCTCAGCAATTGATGAATATGGTTAGATTTCAGCAGCAG AATTGTATTCCCATTGGAGATCAGCTTCAGTTGGTTTTGGGAAATACTGGATACAAGCGTATCATTGACCTACAATCATCATCTACCTCAGGAGCCTGTGGCAAGTCATCCTCCACACCTTTTCCTTTTAGAACTGGATCAACATCTGGAAACATGACTAAAAACTTGAAAGCTTACATTACTAAAAGTACACAGCCACCTGGTGGAGGAAATATTACAAACCTCAAAGAGTGTAAAATTGTGCCACAAAACCATTCTCTTCTTGAGAATGATTTTAAGGATGCAGTATCTTCTTTCCTATCAAAGAAAGCAAGTGACAGCTCAAGTATACCTAACTCTGAGTTGCTGCCTTTTCTCCAGAATTTATGTAGTAAAGTTAACCATCTCCGTGTGGGACCTAACACCAAGTGTCCGGAAAACATCACCAAGCCCAGTGAAGGCATTGTTGGTGTTGC aatggaAGAACAACCTGTTTGCTCCTACTTGGAGAAGGTTCTTTCTAAAAATATGGAACTGATGGAAAAGAAACTTATGGACTACATCGATCAGCAAATGTATAAACTCCAGGAGCACATAGATAATAAGATTGCCTTGTTAATGGACTTGCTGCAAAATCCCAACTCCCCACCCACTGGGATGCCTCTAAGACATTATGACTCTGGAGAAAGACTTTCAAATGGAGAAAGATAA